Proteins encoded by one window of Bacteroidota bacterium:
- a CDS encoding T9SS type A sorting domain-containing protein: MKRLKLLLLQLMVLVSSYTFAQPNVAFMKNLGGTKDDVCTDMVELSNGAILACGYTTSNDVMVTGNHGSNDAWIVKLSSTGTVVWKKIFGGTLDDRFYSVSINPANGNIFLTGYTSSNDGDVTGNHGSNDLWVVKLSSSGVFLQQKCFGGTLSDRGNSIDFENTATIMIAGYCASSNGDVTVNNGGRDFWILKIDQNLNLNWQKSYGGSFDDEAQEVSFKLTDSNEKIIVVAGWTSSNDGNVTGNHGSKDAWVIRVDDTGNLLWQKAIGGTSTDEAFGVVTSYNDIYLIGGTFSNDGDFTGNHGGRDGFISLIRIGNSTPTYSKLFGGTGNETLYDLEYAGYNANNGDNFIMSGSTTSNNGDVSGNHSTLSNDMWLLKTDTMGAIAWNKCIGGANNDDGYTCLYANNFGYFVGGRSSSIDGDITAPLGLSDFAIAKTTPDPPPVVIYASINFTGTVCPSLNIDVICNVNGTVTNGNIYRAYLSDSSGSFTTETLIGSLTSNLLATTIPCVIPKTAKGTNYKIRIKSSNTPYTAIATNTPFAVACKAPSNLVAVNVTATDAYLEWNDATLCTTQYQIYYRVFGTTVWGFANIPFSDVVLSGLSSSTKYQWKVRSKCASGPNVFSPFTTIKTFTTLTPRQSNDELIESENTEILNVSHNVFMINILNNSETVTIDIIDMNGRIAMQKTTNENSTVLDLNSLTNGMYIVRCYSNNYSFNGKILVN, encoded by the coding sequence ATGAAAAGATTGAAGTTACTATTGCTGCAACTAATGGTATTAGTGAGCAGTTACACATTTGCACAGCCAAATGTAGCATTTATGAAAAACCTTGGTGGTACCAAAGATGATGTATGTACTGACATGGTAGAACTCAGCAATGGCGCAATACTGGCATGTGGCTACACGACATCGAATGATGTTATGGTTACCGGAAATCATGGAAGTAACGATGCTTGGATAGTAAAACTTTCATCGACCGGCACCGTGGTATGGAAAAAAATATTTGGCGGTACCCTTGACGATCGTTTTTATAGTGTATCAATAAATCCTGCAAACGGAAATATATTTTTAACAGGTTACACAAGCTCTAATGATGGTGATGTAACCGGCAATCATGGCAGCAATGATTTGTGGGTTGTAAAGCTAAGTTCGAGCGGAGTATTTTTACAACAGAAATGTTTTGGTGGCACGCTGTCTGACCGAGGCAATAGCATCGATTTCGAAAACACTGCTACTATTATGATAGCTGGCTATTGTGCCTCATCAAATGGTGATGTGACTGTAAATAATGGAGGTCGCGATTTTTGGATTTTGAAAATAGATCAGAACCTAAATCTAAATTGGCAAAAATCGTATGGGGGCTCGTTCGATGACGAAGCGCAGGAAGTAAGTTTTAAATTAACTGATTCAAATGAAAAAATAATTGTTGTAGCAGGTTGGACCAGTTCCAATGATGGTAATGTAACCGGCAATCATGGCAGCAAAGATGCATGGGTAATACGTGTAGACGATACCGGAAATTTATTATGGCAAAAAGCTATAGGAGGCACCTCAACAGATGAGGCCTTTGGTGTTGTAACCAGTTATAATGATATTTATTTAATAGGTGGCACCTTTTCTAATGATGGAGATTTTACCGGCAATCACGGTGGTCGCGATGGTTTTATTTCTCTAATAAGAATTGGCAACAGTACACCAACTTATTCAAAATTATTCGGTGGTACAGGGAACGAAACTTTATATGATTTAGAATATGCCGGCTATAATGCTAATAACGGTGATAATTTTATTATGAGTGGATCAACTACCAGCAACAATGGTGATGTATCGGGCAACCACTCTACACTTTCCAATGATATGTGGTTACTAAAAACCGATACAATGGGTGCTATTGCCTGGAATAAATGTATAGGCGGAGCTAATAATGATGATGGATACACCTGTTTGTATGCTAACAACTTTGGATACTTTGTAGGAGGGCGCTCATCATCTATCGATGGTGATATTACTGCACCGTTGGGCCTATCTGATTTTGCTATTGCAAAAACAACACCCGATCCTCCACCTGTTGTAATATATGCAAGCATTAATTTTACCGGAACGGTGTGCCCCAGCTTGAACATAGATGTGATTTGCAATGTAAACGGGACAGTAACCAATGGAAATATTTACCGTGCTTATTTATCTGATTCGTCAGGGAGTTTTACCACAGAAACTTTAATAGGTTCTTTAACAAGTAATTTATTGGCAACAACTATTCCTTGCGTAATACCTAAAACAGCCAAAGGCACAAATTATAAAATACGAATAAAAAGCAGCAACACCCCTTATACTGCAATTGCTACTAATACTCCATTTGCAGTTGCGTGCAAAGCGCCAAGTAATCTCGTTGCAGTGAATGTAACCGCAACCGATGCTTACCTTGAGTGGAATGATGCCACCTTGTGTACTACCCAATATCAAATTTACTATAGAGTTTTTGGTACAACTGTTTGGGGTTTTGCTAATATTCCTTTTAGCGATGTTGTGCTCTCCGGTTTAAGTAGTTCAACAAAATATCAATGGAAAGTACGGTCGAAGTGTGCCAGCGGCCCAAATGTTTTTTCTCCATTCACTACCATAAAAACTTTTACTACGTTAACACCTCGTCAGTCAAATGATGAGCTTATTGAAAGTGAAAACACAGAAATACTAAATGTATCGCACAATGTTTTTATGATAAATATTTTGAATAACTCCGAAACTGTAACTATTGATATTATAGATATGAATGGTCGAATTGCAATGCAAAAAACCACGAACGAAAATTCAACCGTATTGGATTTGAATAGTCTTACCAATGGTATGTACATTGTTCGCTGCTATTCGAATAATTATTCTTTCAATGGAAAAATATTAGTCAACTAA
- a CDS encoding T9SS type A sorting domain-containing protein codes for MSGNVSAQYNTAIINSTIDANEYGTGNVNAYPSGLAWWYVTWDANYLYISIQNANEAEAGIVSIDLNPIVPVNGGTNANGNLNGLPGYDNLTPNLPFRADAVIYFKNNWRALHRANGTGAWTLISAGNGGLSGTADDYADGSYSSNDNGNGAGSDDRRELRVSWANLTGGGGIPPAFNMNGYLAYTCGGACGGMYAQMPQENPSGSYAPGSTPNLVRYFNVGSTTNGASVPPFSRNSYTYIKGASSAITNFGFINVWDFTMNTLGDTIVRSNTTGGDWFIAGTIVVNAGAVYYGPIAGTNYGNTSMNNILVMRQGRLDMDYTNKPMIVYGNIDLFDYGPTDSCLLEMSSVAGGDIQLYGNFKDSSNVLGFNGKTYRGFGPRQRQVWFRGSVQQQLYSYNNDLTFDYARIENFWGVNLVTGKISQYNTLDLALGHIYLNNNNWVTENAAAFISYTNLNSYFVTNGTGYLVQKDLGPGGKTGNVMFPIGHSNTSFRPAWINASTSDSVKVRVIGAAYTNGTSGPAITTDYVNRTWLIEKSTNASVSLTLQYESTDELPGFNRLFCSMMNQQNGMYTNLGPYGANALGSNPYTVTQTGITVTDTFSIASTTPLPVQWLDFTAKKINKDAILKWSVTNQENCLYYTIERSADGKAFIVIGNVIAQNGIGIINYQYYDFGVFYNSNQTLYYRIKQVDVNGNSSYSAIRSLQDNEFDETPFYFNNVNDNLVIKWNKSELVTLTIYDDRGRALFVTSQKLIEGDNSINITGLSTGIYFIQLNSYAKNVTSRVFILND; via the coding sequence TTGAGTGGAAACGTTTCTGCTCAGTATAATACTGCTATCATTAATTCAACTATTGATGCTAACGAGTATGGTACAGGCAATGTAAATGCCTACCCTAGCGGATTAGCATGGTGGTATGTAACCTGGGATGCCAACTACCTGTACATCAGCATTCAAAATGCCAACGAAGCCGAAGCAGGAATTGTATCTATCGATCTTAATCCCATTGTGCCTGTTAATGGTGGTACTAATGCAAATGGCAATCTCAACGGGCTTCCCGGCTATGATAACCTTACTCCAAATTTACCCTTCCGGGCCGATGCAGTAATTTACTTTAAAAACAATTGGCGAGCATTACATCGCGCCAATGGCACTGGTGCGTGGACATTGATAAGCGCAGGTAATGGTGGCCTCAGTGGCACAGCCGATGATTATGCCGATGGCAGCTATTCATCGAACGATAACGGCAATGGTGCAGGAAGCGATGATAGGCGAGAACTGCGGGTATCCTGGGCAAACCTTACCGGAGGTGGTGGCATACCACCAGCCTTCAACATGAATGGTTACCTTGCTTACACATGCGGTGGTGCATGTGGCGGCATGTACGCACAAATGCCACAAGAAAATCCTTCGGGCAGTTATGCTCCGGGTTCAACTCCTAACCTTGTGCGTTACTTTAATGTTGGCAGCACTACCAATGGTGCTTCGGTTCCTCCTTTTTCGCGCAATAGCTATACCTACATTAAAGGCGCTTCTTCTGCTATTACTAATTTTGGTTTTATTAACGTGTGGGATTTTACTATGAACACGCTAGGGGATACTATTGTGCGTAGCAACACTACCGGTGGCGATTGGTTCATTGCAGGGACCATTGTAGTAAATGCCGGGGCGGTTTATTATGGTCCTATTGCCGGCACCAACTATGGCAACACAAGCATGAACAATATTTTGGTAATGCGCCAAGGCCGATTGGATATGGACTATACCAACAAGCCCATGATTGTTTATGGCAATATTGATTTGTTTGATTATGGCCCAACTGATTCGTGCCTGCTCGAGATGAGTTCGGTTGCAGGTGGTGATATACAATTATATGGAAATTTTAAAGACAGCAGCAACGTGCTTGGCTTCAATGGAAAAACTTATCGGGGATTTGGACCCCGACAACGGCAAGTATGGTTTCGCGGAAGTGTACAACAGCAACTATACTCGTATAACAACGATCTCACTTTTGACTATGCACGCATCGAAAATTTTTGGGGTGTAAATCTTGTTACCGGAAAAATATCGCAGTACAATACTCTTGACCTTGCGCTTGGACATATCTATCTAAACAATAATAATTGGGTTACTGAAAATGCTGCAGCATTTATCAGCTATACTAATTTGAATTCTTACTTTGTTACGAATGGCACGGGATATCTGGTGCAAAAGGATTTGGGTCCCGGAGGTAAAACCGGAAACGTGATGTTTCCTATTGGCCACAGCAATACAAGTTTTCGTCCGGCATGGATAAATGCAAGCACAAGCGACAGCGTCAAAGTAAGGGTAATAGGAGCAGCATATACTAACGGCACAAGCGGCCCTGCCATTACTACAGATTATGTAAACCGCACCTGGTTGATAGAAAAAAGTACCAATGCATCAGTATCGCTAACATTGCAATATGAATCTACGGATGAACTTCCAGGATTTAACCGCCTTTTTTGTTCCATGATGAATCAGCAAAACGGCATGTATACTAACCTAGGCCCTTATGGTGCCAATGCCTTAGGAAGTAATCCTTATACCGTTACACAAACCGGAATTACTGTAACTGATACCTTCTCTATTGCGAGTACTACACCCCTGCCGGTACAGTGGCTTGACTTTACTGCAAAAAAAATAAATAAGGATGCCATTCTCAAATGGAGCGTAACTAATCAGGAAAATTGTCTGTATTACACCATTGAGCGAAGTGCCGATGGAAAAGCCTTTATTGTCATAGGAAATGTGATTGCACAAAACGGAATAGGAATAATTAATTATCAATATTATGACTTCGGTGTCTTCTACAATTCCAACCAAACTTTGTACTACCGAATAAAACAAGTGGATGTTAATGGCAATTCTTCTTACAGTGCCATTCGCTCATTGCAAGATAATGAGTTTGATGAAACCCCATTTTATTTCAATAATGTAAATGACAACCTGGTTATTAAATGGAACAAAAGTGAGCTTGTAACCCTAACCATATACGATGACAGAGGAAGAGCGCTTTTTGTTACTAGCCAAAAGTTGATTGAAGGAGATAATTCAATTAACATAACGGGATTATCCACTGGCATATACTTTATACAACTCAACAGCTATGCGAAAAATGTTACAAGCAGGGTGTTTATTTTGAATGATTAA
- a CDS encoding MBL fold metallo-hydrolase: protein MLTIKKFTFNLFSQNTYIAYDQTKQCALIDAGCHSKEECMELSKYIEDNKLTVSNILLTHCHIDHVLGLNYLQEKYKLQGFMHRDELEQLNAVPLYAPMWGVHDFHIATSPTVFIQDYETVKVGDTTYQCILAPGHSPASICFYSEQHKILFGGDVLFRESIGRTDLPGGNYAQLEHSIKTRIYSLPEDVTVYAGHMEETTIGYEKMNNPFVQGNR from the coding sequence ATGCTCACCATCAAAAAATTCACCTTCAATCTTTTTTCTCAAAACACATACATCGCTTATGACCAAACTAAACAATGTGCGCTGATAGATGCCGGGTGCCATTCAAAAGAAGAATGCATGGAGTTGAGTAAATATATTGAAGATAATAAGTTAACGGTTAGTAACATTCTGCTAACGCATTGCCATATTGATCATGTATTGGGATTAAACTATTTGCAGGAAAAATATAAACTACAAGGATTTATGCACCGTGATGAACTTGAACAACTAAATGCGGTGCCATTATATGCACCTATGTGGGGTGTTCATGATTTTCATATTGCAACATCTCCTACCGTTTTTATTCAAGATTACGAAACTGTGAAAGTGGGCGACACCACTTACCAATGTATACTGGCACCGGGACACAGCCCTGCCAGCATTTGTTTTTACAGCGAGCAGCATAAAATTTTGTTTGGTGGCGATGTATTGTTTCGCGAAAGTATAGGCCGCACCGATTTGCCAGGAGGAAATTATGCGCAATTAGAACATTCTATTAAAACAAGAATATACTCCTTGCCCGAGGATGTAACTGTATATGCCGGCCACATGGAAGAAACTACCATTGGTTATGAGAAAATGAATAACCCATTTGTGCAGGGAAACAGATAA